DNA sequence from the Saccopteryx leptura isolate mSacLep1 chromosome 4, mSacLep1_pri_phased_curated, whole genome shotgun sequence genome:
aaaaaaaagtctgtcaaaaaataaaaataatacgaAAGGGGAAGGGCTtgtattgaaaaatttaaaaacacatagaaatcgttttttgcctgaccaggtggtggcacagtgggtaaagtgttggactgggacgcggaggacccaagttcgaaaccccaaggtcactggcttaagcatgggcttcTCCGGCTTGGGcacagggtcatcagcttgaggaaggggtcactagcttaagtgtaggatcatagacatgaccccctggtcgctagcttgagcccaaaggtcactggcttgaagcccaaggtcgttggcttgatcccaaggttgttggcttgtgCAAGAgggcacttgctctgctgtagcccgccccctccatcaaggcatacatgagaaagcaatcactgaacaactaaggagctgcaatgaagaattgatgcttctcgtttctctctcttcctgtctgtctgtccctgtccctccctctgtcaaaaaaagaaaagttttttttgaGTCCTTTATTAGTttgcattgtatttttaatttttctttaatacatcTTTTCAGGACAAGAAATAATACCCAAAGATATTTTGGCACTAACAATGTGACCTATAGCAAGAAAGATGGGAAGTCCATTCCTACCCCTGAGATTTCCAAGCAGGCAGAGAGCCAAGACAGTGTAAAggagaatacaaaaaaaagcTTGTTAAATATCATTAAGGGCATGAAAGTTGAAGTAAGCACAGTGAATGTGCAAACAACAAAGCCACCAGGCAGAAGACCAAGTAAAAATTTGGAGGATACAACTGGCAGGCTTCAAAAAGATACAAAAGGTCCCCCAAAGAGGAGGTAAGTAAATTATATTACAATTTGAATGTTTTTTGAAAgtaagttttggccctggccagttggctcagtggtagagcgtcggcctggcctgcaggtgtcccgggttcgattcccagccagggcacacaggagaggcgcccatctgcttctcccccccacccccctgtctctctcttcccttccctcagccaaggctccattggagcaaggttggccgggcgctgaggatggctctatggcctctgcctcaggcactagaatagctctggttgcaacagagcagcaccccagatgggcagagcatcgtcccctggtgggcatgccgggtggatcccagtcgggcgcatgcgggagtctgtctgactgcctccccatttccaacctcagaaaaatacaaaaaaaaaaaaaaagttttgaaactCTAGtaagttttcttttagaaaataaaaatgttaaatcttTAGTCTATTTGCAAATGTTTCTTCAAATTCAAATCAAGAGCGCTTACTCTTCCCTAAATTCATCTTCCTCTATACTTTTGTTGCAGCCTGAtaaatccattttctttttacctgTCTACATTTGTCTGCCTTCTAAATCCAACAACAGCTTTTGGTTCTGCAAAGCTTTTCCTAACCCTCCTGTCCCTGATCCCATTTCTCCTTTGTGTATATAGATTATATATGGACTGAACACTGATTAGTCTGTTAAAACCTTTAtctctctctactcttttttATATTGtcactaacattttaaaaaacaccacatttttacttaattttccaCTTGTTTGATTTACCTTCCCTGCGGGACAGATACCTCTCAGAGAAAGACTTATGTGCCTCATTGCTTCTCTTCCAGGATTTAGCAGAGCTAAAGGAGTAATGTTAGACAATGCTATGCTTTACTATTACCAGTGTCTCAGGGAACAAAATGGATTCATAGATTTGCAATTATGTAAAATACTCAtccatttataaaatagagaCATGAAACAGTTCTAGAAAAACTACAAACTAAGTATCTGCAAACAGATCATCTTAAGTGCATTTAAAAACTGGGTATGTGAAACCTATGCTAAGCCTTTTGTAAAGTGGAACTTTACAAAGTGAAACAGTTACTATTATTGTATATGATTAGATATCATTTACAAAGTTTACATCATTTAATGATCACTGTTCAGTAATCTGTTTTATGTATGTGGATTTTGTCCATTGTTCTGCTCTTCTGATGAATTTTCTGAAGGCTAGACAGACTTGCAGCAAACTTGTGTACTCATTTTAACAGTGCAGGTGTGTGGGGAAGTAGTGGGCAGTGGTCAACAATAGTTATATCCTAGATTTGAATCACATCTGTACATCCTggcagaattttttaatttaaaatttaaaaatctttttaaaattttatttacttatttttaggtAAGACAAGGGGAGATGCCTGTGCCAAGAAGAGGCATCCATCAACCCCatgttgggccgatgctcaagtactgggctatttatagtgcctgagaatgatgtgctccaatggagctatcttcagtgcctgggcaacacttgaaccaattgagcccatGGGCTGcttgaggggaagagggagaggaggaggagaaagaagcagatgatcacttcttctgtgtgccctgactgggaattgaacctgggatgtctatgcactggactgatgctctatccattgagacaCAGGCTAGGGCCTAAAACAGTGTTTTAAATAGAACATATGGGATATACTGAGTTAATGGGGGCTAAATATCAGTTTTTAGTTAAACAGAGACTGTAATAATTACTTGAGAAATTCCACCTAGCATAAATTTTTAGCATGTTGTTTACAACTATTTTATTTGACTTCCTTTGATCAGTGCTCTGAGCTTATGTGGTGTCCTCAAAATATTGTAATTACTTGTACTTGTTAAGAGTATTATATTTCACTAATTATAAGTGCAATCAGTGATATTTTAACATTTGCGGTATAGtttaaatggcagtattttattaTAGTGATAAATACAGTGCCTCCACCTTAATATGATTTTTAAGTTAGTATTGTGCTTTAGCAACTATTCATTCCACATTTAAGTTTATATAAAACTGATACCTAATATTTaagaattcttggccctggccggttggttcagtggtagagcgttgaactggcatgcaggagtcccgggttcgattcccggccagggcacacaggagaagcgcccatctgcttctccacccctccccctctccttcctctctgtctctctcttcccctcccacagccaaggctccactggagcaaagttggcccgggcgctgaggatggctctgtggcctctgcctcaggcactagaatgactctggttgtaacagagcgatgccccagatgggcagagcatcacccccaggtgagcatgccgggtggatcccggtcaggcgcatgcgggagtctctgactgcctccatttccaacttcagaaaaattaaaaaaaaggttgatTTTTGTCAGAAATtgaatgatactttttttttaaacaaaaaatattttctatgaaaaaattattttactagtgGCCTAATAAGTAAGGCCTCTGTTtcctttctcatttgtttttattttctttttcagaagtgAGTCCTTGAGTCCTGAACTGGTGGCTGCTGCATCTGCTGTGGCAGATTCTCTCCCATTTGACAAGCAGATGACCAAGTCAGAGCTGCTCAGGCAGCTCCAGCAGCATGAGGAGGACTCAAGGGCACAGAAAGACGGGGAAAGACCGAAAATTAGGTCAGTGAATCAAACAGTTATGTCGGTAATGCCAATTTCTCAAAATAGGCTTTTTTATGTAACTGATGAGGAATCTATATgatatattcatttatatgtaaGATGTGCCTCATAAATGGAATAGTAGCAgtttggttttttgtgtttttttaaacttaagtaagattacagtttttaaaaaaccaactgaggccctggccggttggctcagtggtagagcatccgcctggcgtgcagaggtcccgggttcaattcccggccagggcacacaggagaagcgcccatctgcttctccacccctccccctctccttcctctctgtctctctcttcccctcccacagccaaagctccattggagcaaagatggcccgggtgctggggatggctccttggcctctgccccaggcgctagagtggctctggtcgcagcagagcgacgctccagaggggcagagcatcgccccctggtgggcgtgccgggtggatcccggtcgggcgcatgtgggagtctgtctgactgtctcttcccgtttccagcttcagaaaaataaaaaaaattaaaaaaatttaaaacaaaacaaaacaaaactgagtggttaaatttttcttttcagaagttACCTATTTCTTATTcctgaaaaagaaatgacaaattcaATAATGTTattgaaagtaaataaataataggaTAAGACTGTTTCTCTGAgaagatttatttctttcaattagATGATTTTCCAGTTTTATGCACAGTGTGATCATCTTCAGACCTGTTATCTTTTCCCCCATAATATTAAGTTTTAGCTGACATTTTCCACTTCTCTCGTCTCTCATTGTTTTATGCCAGGTTAGACCCCCTGCTGCTGAAATGTAGTCAGAGGTGGCGCTGCTCTGTCTCACAGAGCAGTCTAAGTCGGTGGTCTTGAGTGAGCATGTGTGCAAGATTTATCTCAGGAAGTGAGAAAAATACAGATGACCAGATTGTCCATCAGATAACTCATTTATTgtatttgaacaaataaatatggCTAACTTTTAACTTTAGTTTTTCAATCTATGTTATAAGTATATAGATATTGATTATCTATCAACTGCTCTAGATGTTGATAGTTTTACATAAGTGACACTTGATTTAGGTTTGAAATGAACACACTGGAAGACCATCTTTAAAAAGGGAAACAAGTCTAGTGGTCTGTGGAATGCAAATGTTAATATGTGACATAACCTTTTATTTAAGTGTAACTTTTTATGTTGTAGTACTGcatagaagtgaaataaaagttaagtGATATGAATCGTGGTTTCTGCTATTCCATAGGTAAAATTTGTAAtacacttgatttttttcttatttcagtttCAGTAACATAATATCAGATATGAAAGTTGCCAAGTCCACCACAGCTAGAGTTAGTACAAGACCAGTTCATCAGATTCAGTTTGATGAAGGATCTGACAGTTATGCTGACCAAGAGAAGACCACTGATCTTAGAAAAAGGTATTGAAATTTTGCAGTCtatttggttttgtttgcttCAGTCTAGGTTTATTTTATCTCTGTGCATATTGTTGCTGTTAGGTATCGAAGCACTATGGATGCGTTTATATCGGTCTCCTTACTCTCCGTGTACCATTTCCTAGAGAGGAAAAGATGTTTTTAGATTAGCATTCCTATACTTTTCTGTAACATAAATTCAAAATGGGCCCTGCCTTACCTCTACCTGTGGGAAACAGAGGTCACCTGATTTAAAATAAGTAGAGCTGACTGTATtctgaacaaatgaacattttgaGAAAAGCGTATATATTCATTCTGATATATGCCTAGCTATGTATGTTCATATACCCTTTTCATCTCTCTAATTATCTTTCTTCATACCTAGAGAAATAACCCACCATCAAAGAAAAAACATCCATTAAAAAATGGCAGATTGTTCATATCAATTTAAATTTAGCAATTTGCAGTTCTTATAAATGCTAAGCTATgccttacatattttataatagaaaGCTGTTTATATTTACATAAAGTTTCTGTTTTTTCTCCCAAGCCCATAAAGTGATAATTGGGGATGAGGACCAGATATTTAGCATTGTCTGACAAAAACTAACTCAACTTTAGAGCAGATATGCTCAGTAATGGAAtgtttttgatatatattttatggATTTTAAATATCTCAGCAATTTCAGTTAGCTTCTTACAGGTAACTAGTTTGTACAAAAAGATCAGAAAAGATAGTCAGCAATTAAAGGAAGTTCAAGAGGTTACAGTGACTTTGGAAGATTATTTGGATTACTAATTTAAAGTGATTTTATAGCTATGACATAAACTAGAATGTATATTAGAGTTTTACTTAACATTTCTCAAGAATATCTAAGTTGAATCTTCTTTGAATCCATTTTTGAGATAATTCCATGCAACTACATCAGAATACTATAtcatagtttgatttttaatagtATTAGCTATCATTAAAAACTagaaggcagcctgaccaggtggtggcgcagtggatagagtgttggactgggatgtggaaggacccaggttcgagacctcgaggtcaccaacttgagcgcgggctcatctggcttgagcggagctcaccagcttggacccagggttgctggctccagcaaggggttactcagtctgctgaaggcccgtggtcaaggcacatatgagaaagcaatcaatgaacaactaagaagtcgcaacgcgcaacgaaaaactaatgattgatgcttctcatccctccgttcctgtctgtctaatcctctctctgactctctctgtctctgttaaaaaaaacaactagaagGCAGCAAGGGAGAAGCTAAAAATGTAAGAAAGGGGTTTATGTGCATGTAATGACTCTGTTAGAAAGCTGACTaaaggcctgaccggtggtgccacagtggatagagagtcgactgggatgctgaggacccaggttcaaaactctgaggtttctggcttgagtgtgagatcattgacatgatcccatggtcactggcttgaaacccaaggtcactggcttgagcgaggggttactggctcggctggatCCCCCTGGTCCAGGTATGTATGAGGAGAAGCAttcagtgagcaactaaagtgctgcaactatgagtttatgtttctcttctctctcctgtctctgtctctctctatctctcactcgcTCACTCTTgctaagaacaaacaaacaaaaataacaacaacaacaagaatgaCTGAAGGACTCTAGAGTAAGGGGAAGCAATGGTGAGATACTAAGTGGTTCACCTGCTCTAACTTGGGCTGTGATGGCCTGAGACAGTCCAACCCTGGGCTGATGTTTTTAGTTAGAGATGGAGAGGTGTGAGTCACAGAGCACTGGC
Encoded proteins:
- the MRPS31 gene encoding small ribosomal subunit protein mS31 isoform X2 yields the protein MLPSVSAILPLCPLSRLPLCSGGPEASSAAVVVLLRALHGPFRTRNNTQRYFGTNNVTYSKKDGKSIPTPEISKQAESQDSVKENTKKSLLNIIKGMKVEVSTVNVQTTKPPGRRPSKNLEDTTGRLQKDTKGPPKRSESLSPELVAAASAVADSLPFDKQMTKSELLRQLQQHEEDSRAQKDGERPKISFSNIISDMKVAKSTTARVSTRPVHQIQFDEGSDSYADQEKTTDLRKSVRKNIFKGKRLNIFDLQAATEKAPETETAPSLWDVEFAKQLAAVSEQPFQNGFEEMIQWTKEGKLWEFPINNEAGFDDDGSEFHEHIFLDKHLEDFPQQGPIRHFMELVTCGLSKNPYLSVKQKVEHIEWFKNYFNQKKDILKESGIQFN
- the MRPS31 gene encoding small ribosomal subunit protein mS31 isoform X1 codes for the protein MLPSVSAILPLCPLSRLPLCSGGPEASSAAVVVLLRALHGPFRTRNNTQRYFGTNNVTYSKKDGKSIPTPEISKQAESQDSVKENTKKSLLNIIKGMKVEVSTVNVQTTKPPGRRPSKNLEDTTGRLQKDTKGPPKRRSESLSPELVAAASAVADSLPFDKQMTKSELLRQLQQHEEDSRAQKDGERPKISFSNIISDMKVAKSTTARVSTRPVHQIQFDEGSDSYADQEKTTDLRKSVRKNIFKGKRLNIFDLQAATEKAPETETAPSLWDVEFAKQLAAVSEQPFQNGFEEMIQWTKEGKLWEFPINNEAGFDDDGSEFHEHIFLDKHLEDFPQQGPIRHFMELVTCGLSKNPYLSVKQKVEHIEWFKNYFNQKKDILKESGIQFN